A genomic window from Aestuariirhabdus litorea includes:
- a CDS encoding sulfotransferase family protein yields MKNDSRPVFIVGAPRSGTTLLQYMLRSHPNLSLPTGESHFFIPLFTHAERWGDLAQAGQVKALLAEMYRRSAEFLDTDLHGLRFDIDSLSDEIVTQGLVTVPDIIDFIYTKNAKGEGKQRWGDKTPYYVFHMPTILQMFPGAQFVHLIRDGRDCALSLIDRKDDFGVYNLHFAGRYWKEYVDRGRESGAQLPDGSYLEVKYEELISQPKLSVAKILAFLGEQYHTDVIEFRKSSLAPEESKTPLLSRSIDAANKEKWRLKMSPWGIRLFESAAGRTLTASGYALETSEHELPLPIRACYRLHNQAVRRLRRYWRAWQTRAL; encoded by the coding sequence ATGAAGAACGACTCCCGGCCTGTCTTTATCGTTGGTGCTCCGCGATCTGGGACCACGCTGCTTCAGTATATGTTGAGGTCGCATCCTAACCTTTCTCTGCCTACCGGCGAGTCCCACTTTTTCATACCTCTGTTCACGCATGCTGAGCGTTGGGGCGATCTTGCCCAGGCCGGTCAGGTGAAGGCGTTATTAGCCGAGATGTACCGGCGCAGTGCAGAATTTCTGGACACCGATCTTCACGGCCTCAGGTTCGATATCGACTCCCTGAGCGATGAGATCGTTACTCAGGGATTGGTCACCGTTCCCGATATCATCGACTTTATCTATACCAAGAATGCCAAGGGGGAGGGCAAGCAGCGCTGGGGTGATAAGACACCTTACTATGTGTTTCACATGCCGACGATTTTGCAGATGTTTCCCGGGGCGCAATTTGTTCACCTAATCCGTGATGGACGTGATTGCGCTCTGTCGTTGATCGATCGCAAAGACGATTTTGGGGTTTACAACCTGCATTTCGCCGGCCGTTATTGGAAAGAGTATGTTGATCGCGGGCGAGAGTCGGGGGCTCAGTTGCCTGATGGTAGCTATCTTGAGGTCAAGTATGAAGAACTCATCAGCCAACCGAAGTTGTCAGTTGCTAAGATTCTGGCCTTTTTGGGGGAGCAGTATCATACCGATGTGATTGAGTTTCGAAAGTCGTCACTTGCCCCTGAGGAAAGTAAAACCCCTCTTCTGTCACGCTCCATTGATGCCGCCAACAAGGAAAAGTGGAGACTGAAGATGAGCCCTTGGGGTATTCGTTTATTTGAAAGTGCTGCGGGCAGAACTCTGACCGCCAGCGGTTACGCCCTTGAGACCAGCGAGCATGAGTTGCCGCTGCCGATTCGAGCCTGCTACCGCCTGCATAATCAGGCGGTGCGCCGGTTACGGCGTTACTGGCGTGCCTGGCAAACGAGAGCATTATAA